The DNA window GCGCGCGGTCTGGCCGACGTTGTCGAGGTGCGTACTGACCACGCGCAGCTCACGCTTCGTCGCCCGCTCCACCAGGCGCACCCAGTTCGCAAGACGGATGTACTTGCTGTCCCAGGACTTGCTGCCGGGCACGTGCGGCGTCTCCGAGAGCCAATAGCCGCTGCCGCAGGCAAGTTCGAAGCGGTCACGGCGCCAGAACAGCGCGTTGACGCCGTCGCGCGAGCCCGGCCGTTCAGGCAGAGCGTAGGTATCGAACTCCGGCAGCGCCTCCCGCAGGTCCACGTACTGTTCGGGCCGCACCTCCTGGCAGCAGATCACGTCGGGCCGGCGGCTCCGCATCACCTCGGCGCACGCCTCCCTGCGCAGGTCCCAGTGGTTCTCGCGGTCCCAGTCGCCCCGGCACCGCACATTGCAGGTCATCACTCGGATGCTCATGTCGTCGAAGCTCCCGATCTCACCGGAACAGGAGTCGGACAGCATACGCAGTGCCGTCGGCGGCGGCAAGCGGCGGGACGCGTGCACACGCCCGGGCACACGCGCATTCGCG is part of the Candidatus Brocadiaceae bacterium genome and encodes:
- a CDS encoding endonuclease/exonuclease/phosphatase family protein, with product MSIRVMTCNVRCRGDWDRENHWDLRREACAEVMRSRRPDVICCQEVRPEQYVDLREALPEFDTYALPERPGSRDGVNALFWRRDRFELACGSGYWLSETPHVPGSKSWDSKYIRLANWVRLVERATKRELRVVSTHLDNVGQTARERQASLVNEDAAAYPADYPQVLAGDMNASATNPAIETYRRAGWRDACDGFSEAGPGHRTYHAFGANPPDWPERIDWIFVRGPLRSTEAQIVRDTPGGRYPSDHYFVLVELDWAD